The Longimicrobium sp. genomic sequence GTCCGCGACCGCATGCGGCGGCTGGCGGGCCAGGCCGAACCGGAGCTGGCGGAGACCATCGACCAGGCCGGGCGTCTGATCGGTGAGCTGCAGGACGAGATCATGCGGGCGCGCATGGCGCCGGTGACGCAGGTGTTCGACCGCTTTCCCCGGCTGGTGCGCGACGCAGCCCGGTCGCTGGGCAAGAAGGTGGACTTCGTCATCGAGGGCAAGGAGATCGAGCTCGACCGCTCCATGCTCGACGAGATCGGCGACCCCGTGGTGCACCTGCTGCGCAACTCGCTGGACCACGGCATCGAATCGCCCGCCCAGCGGCGCGCGGCGGCCAAGCCGGAGACGGGCACCCTGCGCCTTTCCGCCGCCCGCGAGCGCAGCCGCATCGTCATTCGCGTGGAAGACGACGGGCGCGGCGTCGTGCGCGAGCGGGTGCTGGCTAAGGCCATGGCCAACGGCATGGTGACGCCCGACGAGGCGCGCGGGATGACGGACGAGGAAGTGTATCGTCTTCTCACGCGCCCCGGCTTCTCGACGGCGGAGACGGTGACGGACGTGTCGGGGCGAGGCGTGGGGCTGGACGTGGTGGCGACGCGCGTCCGCGCCCTGGGCGGCATGCTGGAGATCGAAAGCGAGCCGGGGCGCGGCACGGCGATGACGCTTCAGCTTCCCGCCACGCTGGCCATCGTGCGCGCGCTCCTGGTCCGCCAGTCCGGCGAAACCTACGCCCTGCCGCTGACGCACGTGGGCGAGACGGTGCACCTGCTGCCGGAGGAGGTGGGCGCGGTGAACGGCCGGACGGTCGCCTTCCTGCGCGACGAGGTGATTCCCCTCCACTCGCTGCGGCGGCTGCTGAGCACCAACGGCGCGGGACCGGACGCGGGCAAGCGCCCGGCGGTGGTCCTGGAAGTGGGCGAGCAGCGGGTGGGGCTGGAGGTAGACCAGCTGCTGGGCCAGCAGGAAATCGTGGTCAAGGCGTTCGACGCCACGGCCGACACGCTGAAGCTGTTTTCGGGCGCGACGATCCTTTCCGACGGGCGCCCGGCGCTGATCCTGGACGCCGGCTCGCTGCTGGGCGCCGCGGCGCTCTCGGCGTAGCGCGCCGAACTTTCCTCCGACGACGAAACGGACAGGGTCCGATGACGCTCGACCTGCGGGAACTGGGAGCCGTTCAGCTAGACGGCCTGCGCGAAGTGTCGAACATGGGCGCGGGACACGCGGCCACGGCGCTTTCGCAGATGACGAACACGCGCATCATGATCAACGTCCCCCGCCTGACGGTGGTGCCGTTGGAAGAGGTGCCCGACGTCATCGGCAACCCCGACGAGGTGGTGGCCGCCGTGCTGATGCACATGCTGGGCGACCTGACGGGGCGCACGCTGCTGATCTTTCCCCGCAACGCCGCCATGCGCCTGGCCGAAATGCTGCTGCGCCGGCCCGAGGGGAGCGCGCACGTCTTCGGCGAGCTGGAGCAGAGCGCCATCAAGGAGGCCGGCAACATCCTGTCGGCGGCGTACATGAACGCCATCTCCGACTTCATGGGGCTGATGCTGCTGCCCAGCGTGCCCTCGCTGGTCATCGACCTGTGCGGCGCGGTGATGACCACGGCGTACACCAACTTCGGGCACGAGCGCGATGTGGTGTTCTGCATTCAGACCGAGTTCGCCATGAACGGCGAAGACCGGGTGAACGGCCAGTTCCTGCTGCTGCCCGACGTGGAGTCGCTGCAGAAGATCCTCGAAAGCATCCGGCTTGCCTGACGTGACGGATACCACCGCACCCGAAGCGGCGGCCCGCCCGCCCCACTCGGAGCGGGACCTCCGCATCCTGCGCGGCTTCGCGCAGCGCATCGACGCGGCCGATGCCGGCGCGCACAACAACCTCGGCGTCCTGTACTTCAACAAGGGGATGTACGAGGAGGCGATCGGCCAGTTCCAGCGCGCGCTGGCCATCGACCCCAAGATGCAGGTGGCCCAGCGCAACCTGGAGATCGCCTACTTCAACACCGGCTACTACGACCGGCTGATCAGCGAGCTTCGCGAGCGTCTGCGCGAAGACCCCACCGACGCCGACGCCCGGCGCCGCCTGGCCCAGGCCTACCTGCACACCGGCGACAGCGCGGGCTCCGTCGCCGAGCTCAAGCGCGTCCTCGCTCAGCACCCCGACGACCTGGCCACCCTCATCGCCCTGGGGCAGGCCGAAAAGGCCGGCGGGCACTTCGAGGCGGCCATGGAGTGGTTCCAGCACGCCGTTCGCCGCGACCCCGGCAGCGCCGTCCTGCACTTCTCCCTTGGCGAGCTGTACTACAACCGCGGCCTGAACGAAGAGGCGCTGCGGGCGCTCACCCGCGCCATCGAGCTGAACCCCGACCTGGCCGACGCCCACTACGTCCTGGCCTTCGTGCACGGCGACATGGGCGACATGGAGCGCGCCTCCGCCAGCTCGCGCCGCGCCACGCAGCTCAACCCCAACTACGCCAAGGCGCAGACCAACCTGTCGCTGGACCGCTACTCGTCGGCCCGGTACCAGGAGATGGTGGGCGGACGGGTGCGCCGCCCCGAGGTGGCGGCCGACGGGGTGCTGGCGCACTACAACCTGGGCATCGCCTTCCGGCAGAAGGCGCTGTACGAAGAGGCGCTGCGCGAGTTCACCCGCGCGCTGGAGTCGGGCGAGGAGCCTTCGCTCACCCGCCAGGCCATGGCCGAGGTCTACCTGCTCCAGGGCAAGGCGGGGCAGGCGCTGGACCTGTACGACCGGCTGCTGGCCGAGGACGAGCGCAGCCCCAAGCTGTGGAACGAGCGCGGCGCCTGCCTTCACCAGCAGGGCGACGTGGGCGGGGCCGAGATCAGCTACAAGCGCGCGCTGGAGGCGGACCCCGGCTACGCGCTGGCGTGGAACAACCTGGGCGTGGTCCGCCTCCATCGGTCCGACCCCGACGGCGCCGACGCGGCCTTCACCGAGGCGGTACGGCTGCGCCCGGAGTTCGTGGACGCCTGGTGCAACCGCGGGCTGATGTACCTGCGCCGCGGCCGCCACTCGCCCGCGCTGGATGCCTACCGCGCCGCCTTGCGCGCCAACGCCGAGGCGGCGGCCGCGTGGAACGGCGTGGGCGCCGTGCTGATGGAAACGCGGCGCTACGAGGAGGCTCGCAACGCCTTCGTCCGGGCGGTGGAGGGCGACCCCAACCACGCCGAGGCGCGCTACAACCTGTCGTTCGTCCTCAGCAACCTGGGCGACTTCGAGGGCGCGCTGCGCGAAACCAAGCGCGCGCTGGAGCTGAACCCGTACTACACCACCCCCCGCTACAAGCTGGCGATTGACCTGCAGTTCGAGTACGCCGAGGTGCTGGCCCCCGAGCTGGACGCGGCCGAGCGCATCAGCGGCGAAGAGCGCGGCGTAGAGGCGTTCACCTTCGAGGAGGGCGCCCTCGACAGCATCTTCGCCGAGCTGCAGCCCGTCGCCGCCCCCGCGGCCCCGGCCCCCGCCGCCGACGCGTTCGCCCTGGCCGAGGACTACCTTTCCAAGGGGCTGCTGGACCGCGCCCTGGCCGAGATCCGCCGCGCGGCCGTGGGCGGCGCCAACCCCGTGCAGGCCGCACTGCTGACCGCGCGCATCTTTTTGCGCCAGGGGCTGGACGGCGAGGCGCTGGAGCGCTTCGACGCCGCGCTCGCCCGGCTGGAGGGGCAGGCGTGGACGCCGGAGCACGCCCGCGTCCTGGGCGGGCGCGCCCGCGCGCTCCTGCGCCTGGGGCGGCTGGCGGACGCACGGGAGGCGGCGGAGACC encodes the following:
- a CDS encoding chemotaxis protein CheA produces the protein VRDRMRRLAGQAEPELAETIDQAGRLIGELQDEIMRARMAPVTQVFDRFPRLVRDAARSLGKKVDFVIEGKEIELDRSMLDEIGDPVVHLLRNSLDHGIESPAQRRAAAKPETGTLRLSAARERSRIVIRVEDDGRGVVRERVLAKAMANGMVTPDEARGMTDEEVYRLLTRPGFSTAETVTDVSGRGVGLDVVATRVRALGGMLEIESEPGRGTAMTLQLPATLAIVRALLVRQSGETYALPLTHVGETVHLLPEEVGAVNGRTVAFLRDEVIPLHSLRRLLSTNGAGPDAGKRPAVVLEVGEQRVGLEVDQLLGQQEIVVKAFDATADTLKLFSGATILSDGRPALILDAGSLLGAAALSA
- a CDS encoding chemotaxis protein CheC; the encoded protein is MTLDLRELGAVQLDGLREVSNMGAGHAATALSQMTNTRIMINVPRLTVVPLEEVPDVIGNPDEVVAAVLMHMLGDLTGRTLLIFPRNAAMRLAEMLLRRPEGSAHVFGELEQSAIKEAGNILSAAYMNAISDFMGLMLLPSVPSLVIDLCGAVMTTAYTNFGHERDVVFCIQTEFAMNGEDRVNGQFLLLPDVESLQKILESIRLA
- a CDS encoding tetratricopeptide repeat protein; translated protein: MTDTTAPEAAARPPHSERDLRILRGFAQRIDAADAGAHNNLGVLYFNKGMYEEAIGQFQRALAIDPKMQVAQRNLEIAYFNTGYYDRLISELRERLREDPTDADARRRLAQAYLHTGDSAGSVAELKRVLAQHPDDLATLIALGQAEKAGGHFEAAMEWFQHAVRRDPGSAVLHFSLGELYYNRGLNEEALRALTRAIELNPDLADAHYVLAFVHGDMGDMERASASSRRATQLNPNYAKAQTNLSLDRYSSARYQEMVGGRVRRPEVAADGVLAHYNLGIAFRQKALYEEALREFTRALESGEEPSLTRQAMAEVYLLQGKAGQALDLYDRLLAEDERSPKLWNERGACLHQQGDVGGAEISYKRALEADPGYALAWNNLGVVRLHRSDPDGADAAFTEAVRLRPEFVDAWCNRGLMYLRRGRHSPALDAYRAALRANAEAAAAWNGVGAVLMETRRYEEARNAFVRAVEGDPNHAEARYNLSFVLSNLGDFEGALRETKRALELNPYYTTPRYKLAIDLQFEYAEVLAPELDAAERISGEERGVEAFTFEEGALDSIFAELQPVAAPAAPAPAADAFALAEDYLSKGLLDRALAEIRRAAVGGANPVQAALLTARIFLRQGLDGEALERFDAALARLEGQAWTPEHARVLGGRARALLRLGRLADAREAAETVLEHVEDDGDTLQVLGEVLLLQGEAAEAVRVFSRACELAPRDPSLLRHLGRAALAAGRAEDAERALRRAVALDPDFVAAHVELGRLLLSAGRVEEAVAECRAALDVLPTYSEAALLLAAALRRAGRPGEAVGTLIDLLAGDPYHLEGLVLLGQALADEGRRDDARRAFGRVLKFDAGRVDAHFHLGVVAAADRHFREAIEHWRRVVDEDPRGPYAEAARDNIATALDVARVFRTETAGV